The genomic DNA TAAAGAAGTTACTATAAAAGTAGGAAAAAGAAGATTTTTGAAGGTAACGCAATAATCTTGATTGCAAAATTTCTGCTAAATATAATTTGTAGCAGGAGCTGCGAATTTGATAACGTGCACTAAATTATTGTCATCTTGGGTCCCGATTATTTACTCGGGAAGGGATGACAGAAATACGAGGAAAGATGGATTTTTTATTACAAATAATCATACAGCTTCCAATTCTGCTGATCTCGCTGACTATTCACGAGTACAGTCACGGATATGTAGCTTACAGATTGGGAGATGACACCGCCAAACGAGCTGGCAGATTAACGTTGAATCCCATTTCACACATCGATCCTTTGGGATTGATCATGTTGTTTATTGCTCGCATCGGCTGGGCAAAACCAGTGCCGATAAATCCGTATAACTTTAATGATCAAAAGCGTGATATGGCGATTTCTGCAGCAGCAGGTCCTCTTTCCAATTTTGCTTTTGCCATTATTCTTTCTGTTATTTTCAACCTGATCAAAAGAGCAAATCCTGAGATTCTACACACAGCCAGTAGTGTTTCTCAATTCTGGCTAAGCATGCTGCTTTATGCCATCCTGATAAACCTTGCTTTGGGAATTTTTAATCTGATTCCTGTTCCACCGATGGATGGAAGTAAAATTCTGGGTGGTTTTTTAAGCGACGAAGCGTATTATAAATATACAGCTCAGGAGCAAAAAGGAGCTCAGATTTTGATGATTGTCCTGGTGGTTTCTTTTGTTTTCAGACTGAATATAATCGGAGCTATCATCATGCCGCCGCTCAATTTCTTTTTGAAATTGCTGACGGGAATAACGTTATAAAAACATAGAGTGAAATATCTTAGAGTCCCCCTTGAAAGGGGGTTCGTTTAATTGGAATTAGTAATTTCATTACAAAACCCCTCTATCCAAATTCTTAAAACTAAGAATTTGAATTTCTCCCCTAAAAAGGGGAGCTGAGATTCTTCCACTGAAAAACGTGAAATATTCGTCAGAATGACGTTCGTGAAAAGATTAAAAAATATTTGGAGATAAGTTATGAATTTGATTGATGTAAAAAAAATGATTGAAGAAAATGAAGTGAAAACCATCGATATGAAATATTCCGATCTGGTAGGGAATTGGTATCACATTTCTTTTCCGGTTCGCAGACTGGATTATGTTGTAGAAAACGGTATTCCATTTGATGGTTCCAGCATTCCCGGCATGAAATCGGTGGAAGCTGGTGACATGATACTTTTGCCCGACGTGAAAACTGCAATTATGGATCCGTTTACATATCATCCTACCGTGCGAATGCTTTCCTATATTTGTGATGCCGATACCAGGGTTGGCGTGTTGAAAGATCCGCGCAGTGTGGCAAAACGTGCCGAAAAATATATGCAGAAAACA from Candidatus Cloacimonadota bacterium includes the following:
- a CDS encoding site-2 protease family protein, giving the protein MDFLLQIIIQLPILLISLTIHEYSHGYVAYRLGDDTAKRAGRLTLNPISHIDPLGLIMLFIARIGWAKPVPINPYNFNDQKRDMAISAAAGPLSNFAFAIILSVIFNLIKRANPEILHTASSVSQFWLSMLLYAILINLALGIFNLIPVPPMDGSKILGGFLSDEAYYKYTAQEQKGAQILMIVLVVSFVFRLNIIGAIIMPPLNFFLKLLTGITL